CCGTTCCATTGGGGGCCTCACCTGAAGGGCGGGCGCTCGGCCGTGACGCGACCCAGGTGAGGGAAAACGCGCCACGGCGAGCAATGCGGTGATCGGCCGCGAACCCGATGCACTATTTTAGCGGCGTCGCGGAAAACGCCAACTAAGCCAGCGCTACAGGACGACTACGTTCTCGATTTGGCGAACCTGGTGGGGGATTGGTTGCGTAGTGAGAGGTAGCCATTGTGGCGGGATGGACCGCTTGGGCCAGGGCTGGCTCGTTGGAGTGGAGCCCTGGTATGTCGTCTCCGGGATTGTCTTCGTTGGTGGAAGTGTTTTCCCAGGTTCGCGATTTTCGCGATCCCCGTGGCAAGCGTCATCCGTTGCCGGCGGTGCTGTCGCTGGTGTTTCTCGGGCTGCTGGCGCGGATTCGCAAGATGGCGGTTCTGGAGCGCTGGGCCGAAGCGCATTGGGACGAATTGAAAGAGCCGCTCGGATTTACGCGCGCGAAGCGGCCGCATGCGACGACGATCAGCCGCGCGTTGGCGGCTTGCTCGCTGGCGGATTTTTCCGCGGTGTTTCTCGCTTGGGTGCAGCAGGTGCTGCCCGACGGCCCGCTCGTGGCCGCGGTGGATGGCAAGACGAGTTGCCAGGGTCTCGATCCCGACGGCCAGCCGGTGCACATGCTCAGCGCGCTAGTGCATGATCTGAAACTGGTGCTCGGCCAATGGTCGGTCAAGACGAGAAGTCGAACGAACCGGCG
Above is a genomic segment from Planctomycetia bacterium containing:
- a CDS encoding transposase family protein, encoding MSSPGLSSLVEVFSQVRDFRDPRGKRHPLPAVLSLVFLGLLARIRKMAVLERWAEAHWDELKEPLGFTRAKRPHATTISRALAACSLADFSAVFLAWVQQVLPDGPLVAAVDGKTSCQGLDPDGQPVHMLSALVHDLKLVLGQWSVKTRSRTNRRCCDATWPSCSSVSRCSS